In a single window of the Spodoptera frugiperda isolate SF20-4 chromosome 19, AGI-APGP_CSIRO_Sfru_2.0, whole genome shotgun sequence genome:
- the LOC118280906 gene encoding serine/threonine-protein kinase ULK3 produces MAFPKIDGYVVTEKLGTGSYSTVYKAYTKVGARTVVAIKCVDKSRVKYSGSAVDNLITEISLLKKLTHPHIVHMKNFTWDDKYVLFTPGVVHMDLKPHNLLLHKGSDGKYILKVADFGFASYMTDAVQRSVRGSPLYMAPEMLAGQYDARVDLWSVGVIMYECLFGRAPYSSVSMKELIDKIQKQAPIELPRNASISPGCRKLLFGLLQHDPDKRISYEEFFSDEYLDLEHMPTKENYEKAVNIIKRAIELDSAGDYSAAFEGYKQSLVYLVPCVSCEPDSLRRAALAGKLSRYMQRAEEIKLYLSTGRWYRPPKDTHTPSVNCYAAVTADTSIECKCSGVCSCPSSGINGKPTELGISEKVTEMGITEEPTGSNMAPLAQESPSKSRFGFKKLFSRQPPFLETKDSSMPGVIYPTKELQ; encoded by the exons ATGGCATTTCCTAAGATCGATGGTTACGTGGTGACGGAAAAACTGGGCACAGGCAGCTATTCCACCGTTTACAAAGCATATACAAAG GTGGGCGCCCGGACGGTGGTCGCAATAAAATGTGTGGACAAATCCCGTGTGAAATACTCCGGTTCAGCCGTAGACAATCTCATTACAGAGATCAGTCTTCTGAAGAAACTCACACACCCACATATCGTACATATGAAGAACTTTACCTGGGATGATAA ATATGTTCTTTTTACTCCAGGAGTAGTCCATATGGATTTGAAGCCACACAACCTATTACTCCACAAAGGATCTGATGGCAAGTACATACTGAAAGTGGCTGATTTTGG gtTTGCATCGTACATGACGGATGCGGTGCAGCGCTCAGTCCGCGGGTCCCCGCTGTACATGGCGCCGGAGATGCTGGCCGGCCAGTACGATGCCAGGGTGGACCTCTGGAGTGTCG GTGTGATAATGTATGAGTGCCTATTCGGCCGCGCCCCCTACTCCTCGGTCTCTATGAAGGAGCTGATAGACAAGATACAGAAACAAGCCCCTATAGAG CTTCCCCGTAACGCCTCCATTTCCCCTGGGTGTAGGAAGCTACTCTTCGGCCTCCTGCAACATGACCCTGACAAGAGGATCAGCTATGAAGAGTTTTTCAGCGACGAGTATTTGGATCTAGAACATATGCCAACCAAGGAGAATTATGAAAAG GCGGTGAACATAATAAAGCGAGCGATAGAATTGGACAGTGCTGGGGATTATAGCGCCGCGTTCGAAGGGTATAAGCAGAGCTTGGTGTATTTAGTACCGTGTGTGTCGTGTGAACCTGATAGCTTACGGCGCGCCGCATTGGCTGGGAAACTTAGCAG gtatatGCAACGTGCCGAAGAGATAAAGTTGTATCTGTCGACCGGGCGCTGGTACCGACCGCCCAAGGACACGCACACTCCCAGTGTCAACTGTTATGCAGCTGTTAcag CTGATACGTCCATAGAGTGTAAATGCAGTGGAGTATGTTCCTGCCCAAGTTCGGGGATTAATGGGAAACCGACAGAGCTGGGGATTAGTGAGAAGGTGACAGAAATGGGGATTACTGAGGAACCGACGGGGAGTAAT ATGGCGCCACTAGCGCAAGAGTCGCCGTCGAAATCTCGCTTTGGTTTTAAGAAGCTATTCAGTCGACAACCACCCTTTCTTGAAACTAAAGATTCAAGTATG ccgggtgtcatatacccgactaaggAACTACAGTGA